In one window of Dyella thiooxydans DNA:
- a CDS encoding nicotinate phosphoribosyltransferase, with protein MHYLNNLLLNTDSYKASHWLQYPPGTDQTFFYVESRGGEYDKTVFFGLQAILKEYLSAPVTHADVDEARDFFAAHGEPFNEAGWRRIVDVHGGRLPLRIRAVPEGSVVPTHQALVTIESTDPDAFWLPSYLETLLLRLWYPVTVATVSWHVKQTLRAYLEKTSDAPDEQLPFKLHDFGARGVSSAESAALGGMAHLVNFQGSDTVSGVLAARRFYGAPMAGFSIPAAEHSTITSWGRDREVDAFRNMLTQFGKPGALLAVVSDSYDIYRAIDEHWGKTLKDEVIRSGATVVVRPDSGDPVEVVHECLVRLDAAFGSTVNGKGYKVLNHVRLIQGDGVNPHSIAAILERITAAGYATDNLAFGMGGALLQHMNRDTQKFALKCSAARIDGQWIDVYKAPATDAGKTSQRGRLALLRHREYGTYKTVTVPNDVPTVEAYPPPAGWAHALETVWENGQLVRDESFDDVRARSQII; from the coding sequence ATGCACTACCTCAATAACCTTCTCCTCAACACCGACAGCTACAAGGCCAGCCACTGGCTGCAGTACCCGCCCGGCACCGACCAGACCTTCTTCTACGTCGAGTCGCGCGGCGGCGAGTACGACAAGACGGTGTTCTTCGGCCTGCAGGCCATCCTCAAGGAATACCTGAGCGCTCCGGTCACCCACGCCGACGTGGATGAGGCGCGCGACTTCTTCGCCGCGCACGGCGAACCCTTCAACGAGGCCGGGTGGCGCCGCATCGTCGACGTCCATGGCGGACGGCTGCCGCTGCGCATCCGCGCGGTGCCCGAAGGCAGCGTGGTGCCCACCCATCAGGCCCTCGTCACGATCGAGTCGACCGACCCGGACGCCTTCTGGCTGCCGAGCTACCTGGAAACCCTGCTGCTGCGCCTGTGGTACCCGGTGACGGTGGCCACGGTCAGCTGGCACGTGAAGCAGACCCTGCGCGCCTATCTGGAGAAGACCAGCGATGCGCCGGACGAGCAGTTGCCGTTCAAGCTGCACGACTTCGGTGCCCGCGGGGTCTCCAGTGCCGAGTCGGCGGCGCTCGGCGGCATGGCGCACCTGGTGAATTTCCAGGGCAGCGACACGGTGTCGGGCGTGCTGGCGGCCCGCCGCTTCTACGGCGCCCCGATGGCCGGCTTCTCGATCCCGGCGGCCGAGCACAGCACCATCACCAGCTGGGGCCGCGACCGCGAGGTGGACGCCTTCCGCAACATGCTGACCCAGTTCGGCAAGCCCGGCGCGCTGCTGGCCGTGGTGTCGGACAGCTACGACATCTACCGCGCGATCGACGAGCACTGGGGCAAGACGCTCAAGGACGAGGTGATCCGTTCGGGCGCCACCGTGGTGGTCCGCCCCGACTCGGGCGATCCGGTGGAAGTCGTCCATGAGTGCCTGGTGCGTCTGGATGCCGCCTTCGGCAGCACCGTCAATGGCAAGGGCTACAAAGTGCTCAACCACGTGCGGCTGATCCAGGGCGACGGGGTCAATCCGCACAGCATCGCGGCCATCCTCGAGCGCATCACCGCCGCCGGCTACGCCACCGACAACCTCGCCTTCGGCATGGGCGGCGCGCTGCTGCAGCACATGAACCGCGACACGCAGAAGTTCGCGCTGAAGTGCTCGGCCGCCCGCATCGACGGTCAGTGGATCGACGTCTACAAGGCACCGGCCACCGACGCCGGCAAGACCTCGCAGCGCGGCCGCCTGGCCCTGCTGCGGCACCGCGAGTACGGCACCTACAAGACCGTCACCGTCCCCAACGATGTCCCGACCGTGGAGGCCTACCCGCCGCCGGCCGGCTGGGCGCATGCCCTGGAGACCGTCTGGGAAAACGGCCAGCTCGTGCGCGACGAGTCGTTCGACGACGTCCGCGCCCGCAGCCAAATCATCTAA
- a CDS encoding SPFH domain-containing protein, with protein MFGFRYVKASPSTYLLQYKNGKAMREGTGLSFWYFAPNASLVSIPLESVDAPFMFQEVSSDFQVVTVQGQVTYRVAAPITLAGLMNFTLKPDGSYVSEDHTKLPQRVVNAVQVQLRSVLQGKTLQELLQGSDHLVKAVRDGLQRPEGLPSLGLELVNLAILAVKPNPETARALEAQVREQILKQADDATYARRNAAIEQERAVKENELNTEIAVEAKKRQIREAQLEAEQAELSKRQAIRDQEMAGRIAMEEKNKGLTTLRSDNARTEADAKAYAMAATMKAVQDIDPRVLQALMVGQADPGVLIAQAFQGLAANAERIGELNISPELLQQLTQARPKHLAKA; from the coding sequence ATGTTTGGATTCCGCTACGTCAAAGCCAGCCCCAGCACCTACCTGCTGCAGTACAAGAACGGCAAAGCCATGCGCGAGGGCACCGGTCTGTCCTTCTGGTACTTCGCGCCCAACGCCTCGCTGGTGTCGATCCCGCTCGAGAGCGTGGATGCGCCCTTCATGTTCCAGGAGGTGAGCAGCGACTTTCAGGTGGTCACCGTGCAGGGTCAGGTGACCTACCGCGTGGCCGCGCCGATCACGCTCGCCGGTCTGATGAACTTCACCCTCAAGCCCGATGGCAGCTACGTCTCCGAGGACCACACCAAGCTTCCGCAGCGCGTGGTCAACGCGGTGCAGGTGCAGCTGCGCTCGGTGCTGCAGGGCAAGACCCTGCAGGAGTTGCTGCAGGGCTCGGATCACCTGGTGAAGGCCGTCCGTGACGGCCTGCAGCGCCCGGAAGGCCTGCCCAGCCTCGGCCTGGAACTGGTCAACCTGGCGATCCTCGCCGTAAAGCCCAATCCGGAGACCGCACGGGCGCTGGAGGCGCAGGTGCGCGAGCAGATCCTCAAGCAGGCCGACGACGCCACCTATGCCCGTCGCAATGCGGCGATCGAGCAGGAACGCGCGGTCAAGGAAAACGAACTCAACACCGAGATCGCGGTGGAAGCGAAGAAGCGGCAGATCCGCGAGGCCCAGCTGGAAGCCGAGCAGGCCGAGCTGAGCAAGCGCCAGGCGATCCGCGACCAGGAGATGGCCGGCCGCATCGCGATGGAAGAGAAGAACAAGGGACTGACCACCCTGCGCAGCGACAACGCCCGCACCGAAGCGGACGCCAAGGCCTACGCGATGGCCGCCACCATGAAGGCGGTGCAGGACATCGACCCGCGCGTACTGCAGGCGCTGATGGTGGGCCAGGCCGATCCCGGCGTGCTGATCGCCCAGGCATTCCAGGGGCTGGCGGCCAACGCGGAGCGGATCGGCGAGCTCAACATCTCGCCGGAGCTGCTGCAGCAGCTGACCCAGGCGCGTCCGAAGCACCTGGCAAAGGCCTGA
- a CDS encoding ergot alkaloid biosynthesis protein yields MAERILVTGGTGKTGARVAAALARTGRDVCIGTRHPVGKNDRRLDWSDAETAAAFEGCTAAYLVAPTDSVDHLAHMRPHLERAIDRGTRRFVLLSASSLERGGPMMGAVHDWLAQNAPEWVVLRPSWFMQNFSDGPHAVTIREEGAIYSATGTGRVGFIDAGDIAAAAVAALVAPAALNRDVVLTGPEALSYDNVAEILSRVLRRPVRHVALDSDSQAQRFEAQGLPPEYARMLSALDQGIAGGAEDRTTDGVALLTGHPPTGFRAFAEAAAPAWDGAGSE; encoded by the coding sequence ATGGCTGAGCGAATCCTTGTAACCGGCGGCACTGGCAAGACAGGGGCTCGGGTCGCCGCAGCGCTGGCACGGACGGGCCGGGATGTGTGCATCGGCACCCGCCATCCGGTGGGAAAGAACGACCGACGACTTGACTGGTCGGACGCCGAGACCGCGGCGGCCTTTGAGGGCTGCACCGCAGCCTATCTCGTCGCACCAACCGACAGCGTCGATCACCTTGCCCACATGCGCCCGCATCTTGAGCGCGCAATTGACAGGGGCACGCGGCGTTTCGTGCTGCTCAGCGCGTCTTCGCTGGAGCGGGGCGGGCCAATGATGGGGGCGGTACACGACTGGCTTGCTCAGAATGCGCCGGAATGGGTTGTGCTTCGGCCCTCGTGGTTCATGCAAAACTTTTCCGACGGACCCCATGCCGTGACGATCCGCGAGGAGGGTGCAATCTACAGTGCGACCGGGACCGGACGCGTCGGCTTCATAGATGCAGGGGACATCGCCGCGGCTGCAGTGGCAGCACTGGTCGCACCGGCTGCGCTAAACCGGGATGTCGTGCTCACGGGTCCAGAGGCGTTGAGCTACGACAATGTCGCCGAGATTCTTTCACGGGTTCTACGCCGGCCGGTCCGCCACGTCGCGCTTGACTCGGACTCTCAAGCACAGCGCTTTGAGGCACAGGGTCTTCCCCCGGAATACGCGCGCATGCTTAGCGCGCTCGATCAAGGGATCGCTGGGGGCGCCGAGGACCGGACGACTGACGGGGTCGCCCTGCTGACAGGCCACCCGCCGACAGGCTTCCGTGCCTTCGCAGAGGCTGCTGCGCCGGCCTGGGACGGAGCCGGGTCCGAATGA
- a CDS encoding nuclear transport factor 2 family protein, with translation MTRKFDSFSELLRSALDENLGPGKEVSDLFAEDIVFEFPYAPKGMSRRLSGKAALMNHLGRISPLLEFGELTLQRVHPSGETFVLEFSCEGTGVQTGAPYHQQYISVVTLSNGRIARYVDYWNPLVLLSALGGAEAVVSAFAESAVDG, from the coding sequence ATGACACGCAAGTTCGACAGTTTCTCTGAGCTGCTGCGCAGCGCTCTTGACGAAAACCTCGGGCCTGGAAAGGAGGTCAGCGATCTCTTCGCCGAGGACATCGTCTTCGAGTTTCCCTATGCCCCCAAGGGGATGTCCCGGCGGCTGAGTGGGAAGGCCGCGCTGATGAACCACCTTGGTCGCATTTCGCCGCTCCTGGAATTCGGCGAGCTGACCCTGCAGAGGGTGCACCCGTCGGGGGAGACCTTCGTACTTGAGTTCTCCTGCGAAGGCACCGGGGTGCAAACCGGCGCGCCCTACCATCAGCAGTACATTTCAGTCGTTACGTTGAGCAACGGGCGTATCGCCCGATATGTCGATTACTGGAACCCGCTGGTGCTCCTGTCAGCTCTTGGTGGCGCCGAGGCCGTGGTGTCTGCCTTTGCGGAGAGCGCGGTCGATGGCTGA
- a CDS encoding TetR-like C-terminal domain-containing protein, translated as MERNRSNEKKTRIPSGAAVQSAALTDQLYRAFFEEWAERGFAALSLERIAARAGAGKAAIYRRFHSKLAFAEAALANLGPRVALPQDFGSLESDVLSFLMSLRSVLRHPLIRRILPDLHAEAARSEEMRAINTRVAAIRRELGRALIDRAIARNELPASLDRELALDLLPATLYWRMVVIGRTPTRSDVRAMAHAISTALRGAGDNCVEGGE; from the coding sequence ATGGAACGCAACCGTTCCAACGAAAAAAAGACGCGCATACCGTCGGGCGCGGCAGTCCAGAGCGCTGCGCTCACCGATCAGCTCTACCGCGCCTTCTTCGAAGAATGGGCTGAGCGAGGCTTCGCCGCGCTCAGCCTCGAGCGGATTGCGGCACGTGCTGGTGCGGGCAAGGCCGCGATCTACCGCCGCTTTCACTCAAAGCTCGCCTTTGCTGAGGCTGCGCTGGCTAATCTCGGGCCCAGAGTGGCGCTGCCGCAGGATTTCGGTTCGTTGGAATCGGATGTGCTGTCGTTTCTCATGAGTCTTCGCTCAGTGCTTCGCCATCCGCTGATCCGCAGAATCCTGCCGGACCTTCACGCCGAGGCCGCTCGATCCGAAGAGATGCGCGCAATCAATACGCGTGTGGCGGCGATCCGTCGCGAGCTCGGGCGAGCGCTTATCGATCGCGCGATCGCACGCAACGAGCTGCCTGCGTCCCTTGATAGGGAATTGGCACTCGATCTGCTGCCGGCGACGCTCTATTGGCGAATGGTGGTGATTGGACGTACCCCCACCAGGTCGGATGTCCGCGCGATGGCACATGCAATCTCTACCGCTCTTAGAGGGGCGGGCGATAACTGCGTCGAGGGGGGTGAGTAG
- a CDS encoding MarR family winged helix-turn-helix transcriptional regulator, producing MNPPSDTSMSLEAVITELSLAVGQLLRRLRSESNPDGLTWSQTMALARLEKMGPMTTADLARAESVKPQSMGATLAELEREGLVERHRHPTDGRQVLFALTAEGVEARRKRNAAKQHWLMAAMADLKPDERQTLVAASALIKRLSVVD from the coding sequence ATGAACCCTCCCTCTGACACATCGATGTCGCTCGAAGCGGTCATTACCGAGCTTTCGCTAGCCGTTGGACAGCTTTTGCGGCGCTTACGCTCGGAATCAAATCCTGACGGCCTGACTTGGTCTCAGACCATGGCCCTTGCTCGGCTGGAGAAGATGGGACCGATGACGACAGCGGACCTCGCGCGCGCTGAGTCGGTCAAACCCCAATCCATGGGGGCCACCCTCGCTGAGCTGGAGAGAGAAGGCCTGGTAGAACGTCATCGCCATCCTACAGACGGGCGACAGGTCCTCTTTGCGTTGACAGCCGAAGGCGTCGAGGCAAGGCGGAAGCGTAATGCCGCGAAACAGCATTGGCTCATGGCCGCCATGGCCGACCTCAAGCCCGATGAACGACAGACACTCGTGGCCGCGTCCGCGCTGATCAAGCGCTTGAGCGTGGTCGATTAA
- a CDS encoding cysteine hydrolase family protein, with protein sequence MSVTTLDPKSALIVVDMQKGIVSLPTVHPMHDVLKRVGLLANAFRKHRLPVVLVNVAGGAPGRTEQPRRHRELPSGWTDLVAELNQQPQDHVVTKHTPGAFTNTDLEAHLKSLAVTQVVIVGVSTSNGVEVTARQAYELGFNVTFATDAMTDMDADAHIYSATRVFPKIGETGTTEQIIELLKNYDP encoded by the coding sequence GTGTCCGTGACCACGCTAGACCCCAAGTCCGCTCTCATCGTCGTCGATATGCAGAAAGGCATTGTTTCACTTCCGACCGTGCATCCAATGCACGATGTGTTGAAACGGGTAGGGTTGCTTGCGAACGCCTTTCGTAAACACAGGTTGCCAGTCGTGCTGGTCAATGTCGCCGGCGGGGCACCGGGCCGGACAGAGCAACCGAGAAGACATCGAGAACTCCCCTCCGGCTGGACTGACCTCGTTGCCGAGTTGAACCAACAGCCGCAGGACCATGTGGTGACGAAACACACGCCGGGTGCATTCACAAACACCGACCTCGAGGCTCATCTCAAATCCCTGGCAGTCACACAAGTCGTGATTGTCGGCGTCTCCACCAGCAACGGCGTCGAGGTCACCGCGCGCCAGGCTTATGAACTCGGCTTCAACGTCACGTTCGCGACGGACGCCATGACCGACATGGATGCGGATGCGCATATCTACAGCGCGACACGCGTTTTCCCCAAAATCGGTGAAACCGGCACGACAGAGCAGATCATTGAACTGCTGAAAAACTACGACCCGTGA
- a CDS encoding MFS transporter, whose amino-acid sequence MATSTFHSLKIFNYRVWAVGSFVSNIGTWMQRTAQDWLVLTELTHHSGSAVGIVMGLQFGPQLLLLPWSGYAADRFDRRKLLMATQAASGLLALVLGFLAVTCLVQLWHVYVLAFLSGCVNAIDMPARQTFVSDLVSDDNLSNAVALNSSSINLAQMVGPAVAGIVIAALGCGWAFLINAASFGAVLASLGLLRAGELHPHVRATRSRGSLVEALRYVRSRPDLRAMLWMLFLIGTFGLNFPIFISTMSVKYFHGGASQYGLLTSVMAVGTFAGALLAAGREKPSFDVLFVGTTVLGMGLAFAAVMPNAWLFGAALVVIGVSTLTFTNSTSSLMQLSTEPTMRGRVMALRLAMGVGATPIGAPVVGWVADAFGPPWALGVGAASGFIAAIVALTYLMKHGRVRVRLGEGTSPLHQ is encoded by the coding sequence ATGGCGACGAGCACGTTCCATTCCTTGAAGATCTTCAACTATCGGGTCTGGGCTGTGGGTTCGTTTGTGTCCAATATCGGAACATGGATGCAACGCACCGCCCAAGACTGGTTGGTGCTGACGGAACTAACCCATCACAGCGGGAGCGCTGTCGGCATCGTCATGGGTCTTCAGTTTGGGCCACAGCTTCTCCTTCTGCCCTGGTCAGGCTATGCAGCTGACCGCTTTGACAGGCGCAAGCTTCTGATGGCCACCCAGGCGGCCTCAGGCCTCTTGGCTCTAGTATTGGGCTTTTTGGCTGTCACTTGCCTTGTCCAACTGTGGCATGTCTACGTCCTGGCGTTCCTGTCTGGTTGCGTCAACGCCATCGATATGCCGGCGCGCCAGACTTTCGTCTCGGATCTGGTCAGTGACGATAACCTTTCAAATGCGGTGGCACTGAATTCGAGCTCTATCAATCTTGCCCAAATGGTAGGTCCCGCTGTAGCCGGTATCGTGATCGCCGCTCTTGGTTGCGGCTGGGCGTTTTTGATCAATGCAGCCTCTTTCGGCGCTGTACTTGCATCGCTAGGGCTTCTGCGTGCAGGCGAGCTTCATCCCCATGTCCGAGCCACCCGTTCTCGTGGCAGCCTCGTTGAAGCTCTCCGTTATGTACGATCGCGCCCGGACCTGAGAGCAATGCTCTGGATGCTCTTTCTGATTGGTACCTTCGGACTCAATTTTCCGATTTTCATCTCAACTATGTCGGTCAAGTATTTTCACGGCGGAGCTAGTCAGTACGGGCTCCTGACGTCAGTCATGGCGGTTGGCACATTCGCTGGCGCGCTGCTCGCCGCGGGACGGGAAAAGCCTAGCTTTGATGTGCTGTTCGTAGGCACTACCGTTCTCGGTATGGGTCTCGCATTCGCTGCGGTCATGCCCAACGCATGGCTGTTCGGCGCCGCGCTCGTCGTCATCGGCGTGTCGACCTTGACCTTCACCAATTCAACCAGCAGCCTGATGCAACTATCCACTGAGCCCACGATGCGCGGACGAGTCATGGCATTGCGTCTTGCCATGGGCGTGGGAGCTACCCCGATCGGCGCCCCTGTTGTTGGCTGGGTTGCTGATGCTTTTGGCCCGCCATGGGCACTGGGCGTTGGTGCCGCATCCGGATTCATCGCGGCGATCGTCGCACTGACCTATCTCATGAAGCACGGACGCGTGCGCGTTCGCCTTGGCGAGGGGACATCTCCACTTCACCAGTGA
- a CDS encoding TetR family transcriptional regulator, whose amino-acid sequence MRRLDHIEESDGSTALLRAEPPDRRTAMTSRRRPQIASRKQPQQARSTELLAAILEAATLVLAEEGAARFTTARVADKAGVSVGSIYQYFPNKASILFRLQTDEWMQTTQMLRNILEDAGTPHLERLRVLVHAFLRSECEEAEVRGALNDAAPLYRDSPEAHRAQAEGDQMIDAFMMEALPRASAASRDLAGDLIFTTLSSVGSSFSKKRRTKAEVKVYADAMADMFGAYLRALGLAGG is encoded by the coding sequence ATGCGAAGACTCGATCACATTGAGGAATCTGATGGATCGACCGCGCTTCTGCGCGCCGAACCCCCGGATCGCCGCACCGCCATGACCAGTCGTCGCCGTCCACAAATTGCCTCTCGCAAGCAGCCCCAACAGGCGCGTTCGACCGAACTGCTTGCCGCTATCCTTGAAGCCGCCACGCTGGTGCTAGCGGAGGAGGGCGCGGCTCGATTCACCACAGCGCGCGTCGCCGACAAGGCCGGTGTCAGCGTGGGCTCGATCTACCAGTACTTTCCCAACAAGGCGTCGATCCTGTTTCGTTTGCAGACCGATGAATGGATGCAGACGACCCAAATGCTGCGAAACATCCTCGAAGACGCCGGCACCCCTCACTTGGAGCGATTGCGTGTTCTCGTGCATGCATTCCTTCGCTCAGAGTGCGAAGAAGCCGAGGTTCGCGGCGCGCTCAATGATGCAGCGCCGCTCTACCGCGACAGCCCGGAGGCTCATCGCGCTCAGGCCGAAGGCGACCAGATGATCGATGCCTTCATGATGGAAGCCTTGCCGAGGGCGTCCGCTGCGTCCCGTGATTTGGCGGGCGATCTTATCTTCACGACGCTCAGCAGCGTGGGCAGCAGCTTCTCGAAGAAGCGGCGGACCAAGGCTGAAGTAAAAGTCTATGCCGATGCGATGGCAGACATGTTCGGTGCCTATCTTCGGGCGCTTGGGCTAGCAGGCGGTTGA
- a CDS encoding O-methyltransferase, with product MTSTLTTAPLAPLLDRLFEQADRATSPAVAGIPREERERLMRSKTEYLDFYGRAKDLWLPVSRETGVLLYQLARSMSARTVVEFGTSFGLSTLYLAAALRDNGGGHLIGSEFEPSKVAKARQHLVEGGVDDLVEIRDGDALKTLAADLPDSIDLLLLDGAKSLYCDVLDLVESRLRPGALIVADNADYSPDYLARVRSPGNGFLSVPFGADVELSIRLS from the coding sequence ATGACCTCAACATTGACCACGGCACCACTGGCCCCCTTGCTGGATCGCCTGTTCGAGCAAGCCGATCGCGCCACCAGCCCGGCAGTGGCCGGCATCCCGCGCGAGGAGCGCGAGCGACTGATGCGCAGCAAGACCGAATATCTCGACTTCTACGGCCGCGCCAAGGACCTGTGGTTGCCGGTCTCGCGCGAAACCGGCGTGCTGTTGTACCAACTTGCCCGCAGCATGAGCGCGCGTACCGTTGTCGAGTTCGGCACTTCGTTCGGACTGTCGACCCTTTACCTGGCGGCGGCGCTGCGCGACAACGGCGGTGGCCACCTGATCGGCAGCGAGTTCGAGCCATCGAAGGTCGCCAAAGCCCGCCAGCATCTCGTTGAAGGTGGCGTCGATGACCTGGTTGAAATTCGCGACGGCGATGCCCTGAAAACATTGGCCGCAGACCTCCCCGATTCCATCGACCTGCTGCTGCTCGATGGCGCCAAGTCGCTTTACTGCGACGTCCTGGATCTGGTCGAGAGTCGCTTGCGACCCGGTGCGCTAATCGTCGCTGACAACGCCGACTACAGTCCGGACTACCTCGCACGCGTTCGTTCCCCGGGCAACGGCTTTCTGTCCGTTCCGTTCGGCGCAGATGTGGAACTCTCGATTCGGCTGAGCTGA
- a CDS encoding SDR family oxidoreductase, with the protein MVEDLLAAGHEVTGLARSADKAAPLSAAGAKIVQATLDDLDTLRSIASKADAVIHTAFNHDFSKFIESAEQDRRAIQALGVALEGSNRPLLVTSGLSGLPRGATEADLPNPASPRKSEEAARAAASRGVRAATVRLAPSVHGLGDYGFVPLLIRLAQQKGVSAYLGEGNNCWAGVYRRDAARVYRLALEQGVTETVYHAIADEAVPFKAIAEVIGSRLGVPVESRDREHFGWFANMAGADMSASSLRTRELLGWKPQGPNLLADLDQLGYYAGGPVALDP; encoded by the coding sequence GTGGTCGAGGATCTGCTTGCTGCCGGACATGAGGTCACGGGCTTGGCCCGTTCGGCTGATAAGGCGGCTCCGCTTTCCGCGGCAGGCGCGAAGATAGTTCAAGCCACGCTCGATGACCTGGACACATTGCGCTCCATCGCTTCGAAAGCAGATGCGGTGATCCATACCGCGTTTAACCATGACTTCTCAAAGTTCATCGAGAGCGCGGAGCAGGATCGCCGCGCGATCCAGGCACTCGGCGTTGCGCTGGAAGGCTCGAATCGGCCGCTGCTTGTCACCTCTGGCCTTTCGGGCTTGCCGCGCGGCGCTACCGAAGCCGACCTGCCCAATCCGGCCTCACCCCGCAAGTCCGAGGAGGCCGCTCGGGCTGCAGCATCGCGCGGGGTGCGCGCGGCAACGGTGCGCCTTGCACCTTCCGTCCATGGGTTAGGTGATTATGGTTTTGTGCCCCTTCTCATTCGGTTGGCGCAGCAAAAAGGCGTATCGGCCTACCTCGGTGAAGGCAACAACTGCTGGGCAGGTGTATATCGGCGTGATGCCGCGCGGGTCTATCGCCTTGCCTTGGAGCAAGGCGTCACCGAGACGGTCTATCACGCGATAGCGGATGAGGCTGTGCCGTTCAAGGCGATTGCCGAGGTGATCGGCAGCCGTTTGGGTGTGCCAGTCGAGTCACGCGACCGAGAGCACTTCGGATGGTTCGCCAACATGGCAGGCGCGGATATGTCGGCGTCCAGCCTCCGCACGCGCGAACTGCTCGGCTGGAAGCCCCAAGGCCCCAATCTGCTCGCCGATCTCGATCAGCTTGGCTACTACGCCGGCGGACCCGTTGCGCTCGATCCCTGA
- a CDS encoding GlxA family transcriptional regulator, with protein MQILDLTGPVQVFASTNDACAASAHVPPYAWRMVATQPAHVTASSGIELGTQTLPTDNEPVDTLLIAGGPGVAAACQDVALLDWLRARSGQARRVGSVCTGAFLLATAGVLDGRRVTTHWSFCAELAHAFPQVRVESDPIFVRDGEIWTSAGVTSGIDLALAMVEEDLGRDIALAVARHLVVYLKRPGGQGQYSAALSLQVAEDCFGDLHDWMAAHLAYDLSLPRLAEQAAMSSRSFSRRYREATGMTPARAVEHLRIDEARRLLLETRLPMKRIAQRCGFGSEETLRRSFMRLLKVTPNDYRSRFGTTL; from the coding sequence GTGCAGATCCTGGACCTCACCGGGCCGGTGCAGGTGTTTGCTTCAACTAATGATGCCTGCGCAGCAAGTGCGCACGTTCCTCCTTATGCATGGCGCATGGTCGCCACTCAGCCGGCACACGTAACGGCGTCCAGCGGTATCGAACTCGGCACCCAAACTCTGCCAACCGACAACGAACCTGTAGACACACTGCTGATCGCGGGAGGCCCCGGTGTAGCCGCAGCCTGCCAAGATGTGGCTCTGTTGGATTGGCTGCGCGCGCGTTCGGGTCAGGCACGACGCGTGGGGTCCGTCTGTACCGGCGCTTTCCTGCTTGCCACTGCGGGTGTTCTTGACGGACGCCGTGTCACCACCCATTGGTCGTTCTGTGCGGAACTTGCACATGCATTCCCGCAGGTGAGAGTTGAATCCGATCCCATCTTCGTGCGTGATGGTGAGATCTGGACATCGGCAGGAGTGACCTCGGGAATTGATCTGGCACTCGCCATGGTGGAAGAGGACCTCGGCCGCGACATAGCGTTGGCGGTAGCGCGCCATCTCGTGGTCTATCTGAAGCGGCCGGGTGGGCAAGGTCAGTACAGCGCGGCATTGTCACTGCAGGTCGCCGAAGATTGTTTCGGTGACCTGCACGACTGGATGGCTGCGCACCTTGCGTACGACCTCTCGTTGCCGCGTCTCGCTGAGCAGGCCGCGATGAGCTCACGCAGTTTTAGCCGCCGCTATCGCGAAGCTACCGGGATGACCCCTGCACGCGCCGTGGAGCACTTGCGTATAGACGAGGCTCGGCGGTTGCTGCTGGAAACACGGCTGCCGATGAAGCGAATCGCGCAACGCTGTGGCTTCGGTTCGGAAGAAACCCTGCGCCGCAGTTTTATGAGACTGCTGAAGGTCACTCCAAACGACTACCGGAGTCGATTCGGCACCACTCTTTGA
- a CDS encoding DJ-1/PfpI family protein translates to MSTHVGQLSMGALIYDGMDQIDLTGPLEVLSRLSDATFHTFGIDKSPIRDMHGLQLLPDAAMADAPRLDVLVVPGGFGQERLMENGPVLEWISRQAATAYKVLSVCTGALLCGAAGLLRGRRATTHWSCQHLLPYFGATPVNARVVVEDDWVFAAGVTAGIDGALRMAALLRDEDEARCIELDMAYAPEPPFDCGTPDAAPARILDRAHRKYAAISDQRKRSARQVAARLGISI, encoded by the coding sequence ATGAGTACGCACGTCGGTCAACTGAGCATGGGCGCTTTGATCTATGACGGGATGGATCAGATTGATCTGACCGGTCCGCTCGAAGTCCTGTCGCGGCTTTCCGATGCGACGTTTCATACGTTTGGGATCGATAAATCCCCCATCCGCGACATGCACGGATTGCAGCTACTACCTGACGCAGCGATGGCCGATGCCCCTCGGCTCGACGTACTGGTCGTGCCGGGTGGTTTCGGTCAGGAGCGTCTGATGGAGAACGGCCCGGTGCTCGAGTGGATCAGCCGCCAAGCTGCCACCGCGTACAAGGTTTTGTCCGTATGCACCGGCGCTTTGTTGTGTGGTGCTGCCGGTTTGCTGCGGGGCCGACGTGCAACGACACATTGGAGTTGCCAGCACTTGCTGCCCTATTTCGGCGCAACGCCCGTGAACGCACGGGTGGTCGTGGAGGATGACTGGGTGTTTGCAGCGGGGGTCACAGCGGGGATCGATGGCGCGCTGCGCATGGCAGCGTTGTTGCGCGATGAAGACGAGGCCCGATGCATCGAGCTCGATATGGCGTACGCACCCGAACCGCCCTTCGACTGCGGCACACCGGACGCCGCGCCGGCGCGTATCCTGGATCGTGCGCACCGCAAGTACGCTGCTATCAGCGATCAGCGGAAGCGTAGTGCGCGGCAAGTCGCGGCGCGATTGGGCATCTCGATCTAA